One window of the Gambusia affinis linkage group LG01, SWU_Gaff_1.0, whole genome shotgun sequence genome contains the following:
- the LOC122827853 gene encoding transketolase-like, with amino-acid sequence MASYHKPDEKTLQGLKDIANKLRIHSIKATCASNSGHPTSCCSAAELMSVLFFNAMRYKADDPRNQCNDRFVLSKGHAAPVLYAAWAEAGFVKESDLLNLRKIDCDLEGHPTPKLAFVDVATGSLGQGLGASCGMAYTGKYLDKASYRVYCMLGDGECSEGSVWEAMAFASYYKLDNLVAILDVNRLGQSEPAPLQHDMETYRKRCEAFGWNTYVVDGHDVEELCKVFWLAKQVKDKPTCIVAKTFKGKGLKDIEDLENWHGKPIPKDKVDGLLKGLQSQIQVPNKVLCPELPNDDAAPADLSPISLPTPPAYKKGDKMATRQAYGVALARLGQGSKRVVALDGDTKNSTFSELFKKAHPDRYIECFIAEQNMVGVAIGCATRDRTVAFASTFAAFFSRAYDQIRMGAISQSNVNLVGSHCGVSIGEDGPSQMALEDLAMFRAIPTCTVFYPSDAVSTERAVELSANTKGICFIRTSRPATAVIYSPDEKFEVGVAKVVRQSDSDVVTVIGAGVTLHEALTAYDTLKSEGKNICVIDPFTIKPLDAATILSCARATGGQIITVEDHYKEGGLGEAVLSAVGGEPGIVVTRLAVSGVPRSGKPQELLDIFGISAKNIVTAVRQTFAN; translated from the exons ATGGCTAGCTACCACAAACCCGACGAGAAGACTTTGCAGGGACTCAAAGACATTGCTAACAAGCTAAGGATCCACTCCATCAAGGCAACATGCGCTTCCAACTCTGG CCATCCCACATCGTGCTGCAGTGCAGCGGAGCTCATGTCTGTGCTCTTCTTCAACGCCATGCGCTATAAAGCAGACGATCCTCGCAACCAGTGCAATGACCGCTTTGTGCTCTCAAAG GGTCATGCTGCCCCTGTCCTGTATGCTGCCTGGGCAGAAGCAGGTTTCGTGAAGGAATCTGATCTGCTCAACCTGCGTAAGATCGACTGTGACCTGGAGGGGCACCCCACACCA AAACTAGCATTTGTTGATGTGGCAACTGGATCTCTTGGCCAAGGTCTTGGGGCTTCTTGTGGGATGGCCTATACTGGAAAGTATCTTGACAAAGCcag CTACCGTGTGTACTGCATGCTTGGTGATGGTGAGTGTTCAGAGGGCTCCGTGTGGGAGGCCATGGCCTTTGCATCCTATTACAAGCTGGACAACCTGGTGGCCATCTTGGATGTCAACCGTCTCGGTCAGAGTGAGCCTGCACCCCTGCAACACGACATGGAGACCTACCGCAAACGCTGTGAAGCCTTTGG GTGGAATACGTATGTTGTGGATGGGCATGACGTGGAGGAACTGTGTAAAGTTTTCTGGCTGGCTAAGCAGGTAAAGGACAAACCCACCTGTATTGTTGCAAAGACCTTCAAAGGAAAAGGACTTAAAG ACATTGAGGATCTAGAGAACTGGCATGGGAAGCCAATCCCTAAGGACAAAGTAGATGGCCTTCTGAAGGGCTTGCAGTCTCAGATCCAGGTCCCCAACAAGGTCCTCTGCCCAGAGCTGCCCAATGATGATGCAGCACCAGCTGACCTGAGCCCAATCTCCCTACCTACACCCCCAGCCTATAAGAAGGGAGATAAG ATGGCAACAAGGCAAGCTTATGGTGTTGCACTGGCCAGGTTGGGTCAGGGAAGCAAGAGGGTGGTTGCCCTGGATGGAGACACCAAAAACTCCACTTTCTCAGAATTATTCAAGAAGGCTCACCCTGATCGCTATATTGAGTGTTTCATCGCTGAACAAAACATG GTAGGAGTAGCCATTGGCTGTGCCACTCGTGACCGCACAGTTGCATTTGCCAGCACGTTTGCTGCCTTCTTCTCTAGAGCCTACGATCAGATTCGTATGGGAGCGATCTCGCAGTCCAACGTCAACCTAGTAGGATCTCACTGCGGTGTCTCCATTG GTGAGGACGGTCCATCTCAGATGGCTCTGGAGGACTTGGCCATGTTCCGCGCCATACCAACATGCACAGTGTTTTATCCGAGTGATGCTGTGTCGACCGAGAGGGCTGTTGAACTGTCTGCTAACACAAAG GGAATCTGCTTCATTCGTACTAGCAGACCAGCCACTGCAGTGATCTACTCACCAGATGAGAAGTTTGAAGTGGGTGTAGCCAAG GTTGTACGCCAGTCTGACAGCGATGTGGTGACTGTGATTGGAGCTGGTGTCACTCTTCATGAAGCTCTGACTGCTTATGATACGCTTAAAAGTGAAG GAAAAAACATTTGCGTAATCGACCCATTTACCATCAAGCCCTTGGACGCCGCCACCATTTTGTCCTGTGCCAGAGCCACAGGGGGGCAGATCATCACAGTGGAGGACCATTACAAGGAGG GTGGTCTCGGTGAAGCCGTGCTGTCTGCAGTGGGCGGGGAGCCTGGCATCGTGGTTACCCGGCTGGCAGTGAGTGGCGTTCCCCGCAGTGGAAAGCCCCAGGAGCTCCTGGATATTTTTGGCATCAGTGCCAAGAATATCGTCACCGCTGTCCGCCAGACCTTTGCAAACTAA
- the LOC122827871 gene encoding leucine-rich repeat-containing protein 23-like — MSDDDVYLSPEEQLGEDAPGEGEEGDDLDKIQAFPLNKETIIEGLSLLCQTGKRLEHAFIKLDLKERALTDIVAISNYIHIRFLDLSNNHISDLSPLAPMTHLLWLKVDSNSVTTLKGQPLAEFTFLQWLSVASNQLVDLEGLVGPSIETLILSGNSIQKVSGLQNADFGNLVILELRGNQLETTSGFDLPNLRKLYLAQNFIKRLEGLEKLERLTTLHLRDNQLETLEGLCSEMKCLQYLNIRGNAITEGDALRSLRLLTNSLKSLVIAENPVVDTILYRPSILILLPQLERIDKEVVTLKERTEAQRSIRELRDEEEAPVSND, encoded by the exons ATGTCTGACGATGATGTGTACCTGTCCCCCGAAGAACAGTTAGGGGAAGATGCGCCTGGAGAAGGCGAAGAAGGGGACGATCTCGATAAG ATTCAAGCGTTCCCATTGAACAAGGAGACCATCATAGAGGGGCTTTCATTGCTCTGCCAGACAGGAAAAAGACTGGAACATGCTTTTATCAAACTGGATCTTAAAGAAAG AGCGTTAACTGACATAGTTGCAATCAGCAATTATATTCACATACGTTTTCTGGACTTATCCAACAACCACATCTCTGATCTTTCTCCCTTGGCACCAATGACTCATTTGCTTTGGCTGAAG GTTGACTCAAATTCTGTGACAACACTTAAAGGGCAACCTTTAGCTGAGTTTACCTTTCTACAGTGGTTGAGTGTGGCATCAAACCAGCTAGTAGACTTAGAAGGCCTGGTTGGACCGTCCATAGAGACACTCATACTTTCAG GTAATAGTATTCAGAAAGTAAGTGGTTTGCAGAATGCCGATTTTGGCAATTTGGTTATTCTAGAGCTGAGGGGAAACCAATTGGAAACAACAAGTGGCTTTGATCTTCCAAACTTGAGGAAACTATACCTG gcCCAAAACTTTATCAAACGTCTTGAGGGTCTAGAGAAGCTAGAGCGCCTGACAACCCTACATCTTCGAGACAATCAACTTGAAACTCTGGAAGGGCTCTGTTCTGAAATGAAGTGTCTTCAGTACCTCAACATCAG AGGAAATGCAATCACTGAAGGAGATGCCTTACGAAGCCTCCGCCTTCTGACAAATTCCCTGAAATCTTTGGTTATTGCGGAAAATCCAGTTGTGGACACAATACTCTATCGGCCAAGTATACTAATACTCCTGCCTCAGCTGGAGCGAATTGACAAAGAGGTAGTCACTCTGAAAGAGAGAACAGAAGCTCAAAGGTCAATCCGG GAACTTAGGGATGAGGAAGAAGCACCTGTATCAAATGATTAA
- the LOC122827859 gene encoding RNA-binding protein 10-like isoform X2, whose amino-acid sequence MDYERRGGRGDRIGRYGSSHNDHNFRDMDYRAYGQEDEEGVHEVRMEDDGLYMPDEALAGFQGSPHFHHRGNTRGDISLEGNTPAWPPFSQSHPDCAHLAHQGEEDGFRQDFEQIQTGPPGRGRQRGGRGFPENRGLSRDGNWVAHSEQMEFRPREEDRVSRGGGRRPRTFPAAAEEGGCESAGQDLSAEELDQRDQDLDQNQRPRNIIMLRMLPMSATANEIRAQLQEQGIQPREVRLMRNKSSGQSRGFAFVEFNLIQEATRWMETNQGMLMIMEQRVSMHYSDPKPRANEDWLCNKCGVQNFKRREKCFKCSVPKSEAELKLPQLLREMPVGVQKEGAQGLLPLPVSYHPAGPSVPPGPAPQPADVANDTLILRNLGPHTTVEAILSALAPFATLSPSNVRLIKDKHTHLNRGFAFLQLSTIVEASQLLQILQALQPPLSIDGKAIVVEFAKGSKRDVFVTEGSRVSAATVASTAIAAAQWAISQNSQNGSSEDAAVYQQGAAVTYSQEGQSYSGADGVALRVQTNSRIAPLVGAGAGLNGAYTGGTPAVISSEAVKLGSAAGQVALIPAISTPATQVEIVGKPQPAASNQPAVPGTEHELKQYPVPDVSTYQYDESSGFYYDPFTGLYYDPNSQYYYNANTQQYMYWDGEKQTYTPAASQSNTEGTPVKDGAASSDSAASKEKKEKPKSKTAQQIAKDMERWAKSLNRQKENMRSVSSSPAVGSSRGPGHSRFDDYRESASADAGYAVLEKKGALSERAPSFLDQIRQSTELSPPQQSGLVPAYSAESDSEDEGAEKDEKEGRLTDWVKLACLLCRRQFPSKEALIRHQQLSELHKQNLEQRKAQLEASGKRLADDSEPPEAKKRKFSPIDGTGTSLGARMLQGGVKKGLLLRNMQVE is encoded by the exons ATGGACTATGAGCGGAG GGGTGGTCGAGGCGATCGCATCGGTCGCTATGGTAGCTCTCACAATGATCACAACTTTCGGGACATGGACTATCGTGCTTATGGGcaagaggatgaggagggagTGCATGAAGTCAGAATGGAAGATGATGGGTTATACATGCCTGATGAGGCGCTAGCAGGCTTCCAAGGTTCCCCACATTTTCACCATAGAGGGAATACCAGAGGCGACATCAGTCTGGAGGGGAATACCCCTGCATGGCCCCCCTTTTCTCAGTCACACCCTGATTGTGCACATCTCGCCCACCAAGGGGAGGAGGACGGATTCAGACAAGACTTTGAGCAGATACAGACTGGCCCACCAGGAAGGGGCAGGCAGAGAGGTGGAAGAGGCTTCCCAGAAAACAGGGGTTTAAGTAGGGACGGCAACTGGGTTGCCCATTCTGAGCAGATGGAATTCAGACCAAGAGAGGAGGATAGGGTCTCTCGTGGAGGTGGAAGGAGGCCGAGG ACTTTTCCAGCAGCAGCGGAGGAAGGCGGTTGTGAAAGCGCTGGACAAGACCTGTCTGCAGAGGAACTGGACCAGAGAGACCAGGacttggaccagaaccagaggccCAGGAACATTATCATGCTTCGCATGCTACCAATGAGTGCCACAGCCAATGAG ATTCGGGCACAACTTCAGGAACAGGGGATCCAGCCAAGAGAAGTTCGCCTTATGAGGAATAAATCTTCAG GTCAGAGCCGAGGATTCGCCTTCGTCGAGTTTAATCTCATACAGGAGGCCACCCGCTGGATGGAGACCAACCAG ggGATGCTGATGATTATGGAGCAGCGCGTGTCCATGCACTACAGCGACCCCAAACCACGAGCCAACGAGGACTGGCTCTGTAACAAG TGTGGTGTCCAGAACttcaaaaggagagaaaagtgCTTCAAATGCAGCGTGCCCAAATCAG AGGCTGAGCTAAAGCTGCCACAGTTGCTGAGGGAAATGCCTGTTGGAGTTCAGAAGGAGGGAGCCCAAGGCTTGCTGCCTCTGCCGGTGTCGTACCACCCTGCCGGTCCCAGTGTTCCCCCAGGGCCTGCGCCGCAGCCGGCAGACGTCGCAAATGACA CTCTGATTCTTAGAAACCTTGGCCCCCATACAACTGTGGAAGCCATTTTGTCTGCGTTGGCTCCATTCGCCACCCTCTCCCCTTCCAATGTTCGTCTGATCAAGGACAAGCACACGCATCTAAACAGAGGCTttgcttttctgcagctttCTACTATAGTG gaGGCCTCACAGCTGCTTCAGATTCTTCAGGCTCTGCAGCCCCCCCTGTCTATTGATGGGAAAGCCATTGTAGTGGAGTTTGCTAAAGGTTCCAAACG TGATGTCTTTGTGACTGAGGGGAGCAGAGTGAGCGCGGCTACGGTGGCCAGCACTGCTATAGCCGCTGCACAGTGGGCTATATCACAG AACTCTCAGAATGGATCAAGTGAGGATGCAGCAGTTTACCAGCAGGGAGCAGCAGTGACATACAGCCAAGAAGGACAGAGTTATTCTGGGGCAGACGGCGTCGCGTTAAGGGTCCAGACGAACTCCAGGATTGCACCCCTGGTTGGTGCAGGAGCAGGACTAAATGGAGCCTATACAGGAGGAACCCCAG CTGTTATCTCATCTGAGGCAGTAAAACTTGGTTCAGCAGCTGGACAGGTGGCCCTCATCCCAGCTATCTCTACACCAGCCACACAG GTTGAGATTGTAGGAAAACCACAGCCAGCTGCTTCTAATCAACCTGCCGTTCCCGGCACCGAACACGAGCTCAAACAATATC CTGTGCCAGATGTGTCTACTTACCAGTATGATGAAAGCTCAGGCTTCTATTATGACCCATTCACTGGACTCTATTATGACCCAAATTCCCAG TACTACTACAACGCTAACACTCAGCAGTACATGTACTGGGATGGAGAGAAGCAGACCTACACTCCCGCTGCCAGCCAATCAAACACTGAAGGTACACCAGTGAAGGATGGAGCAGCCTCCTCGGACAGCGCAgcaagcaaagagaaaaaagagaagccGAAGAGTAAAACTGCTCAACAG ATTGCCAAAGATATGGAGCGTTGGGCTAAAAGTCTTAacaggcaaaaagaaaacatgcgtTCTGTCTCTTCGTCCCCTGCTGTCGGCTCTTCTCGAGGGCCGGGTCACAGTCGCTTTGACGACTACAGAGAGTCTGCAAGTGCCGACGCAGGCTATGCTGTTCTGGAGAAAAAG GGTGCGCTGTCCGAAAGGGCGCCGAGTTTTCTGGACCAGATCCGACAAAGTACAGAA CTTTCGCCCCCCCAGCAGTCCGGTCTGGTCCCAGCCTACAGTGCAGAAAGTGACAGTGAAGACGAAGGAGCTGAGAAAGACGAGAAGGAAGGGAGACTGACAGACTGGGTGAAACTGGCATGTCTGCTCTGCAGAAGGCAGTTCCCTAGCAAAGAGGCCCTCATCAGGCACCAGCAGCTCTCTGAACTccataaa CAAAACTTGGAGCAAAGAAAAGCTCAGCTGGAAGCTAGTGGCAAG AGATTAGCAGATGATAGTGAACCACCAGAAGCTAAGAAGAGGAAGTTCAGTCCAAT TGACGGAACAGGAACTAGCCTTGGTGCAAGGATGCTGCAAGGAGGTGTGAAGAAGGGGCTTCTGTTGCGCAACATGCAAGTGGAGTGA
- the LOC122827859 gene encoding RNA-binding protein 10-like isoform X1 encodes MDYERRGGRGDRIGRYGSSHNDHNFRDMDYRAYGQEDEEGVHEVRMEDDGLYMPDEALAGFQGSPHFHHRGNTRGDISLEGNTPAWPPFSQSHPDCAHLAHQGEEDGFRQDFEQIQTGPPGRGRQRGGRGFPENRGLSRDGNWVAHSEQMEFRPREEDRVSRGGGRRPRTFPAAAEEGGCESAGQDLSAEELDQRDQDLDQNQRPRNIIMLRMLPMSATANEIRAQLQEQGIQPREVRLMRNKSSGQSRGFAFVEFNLIQEATRWMETNQGMLMIMEQRVSMHYSDPKPRANEDWLCNKCGVQNFKRREKCFKCSVPKSEAELKLPQLLREMPVGVQKEGAQGLLPLPVSYHPAGPSVPPGPAPQPADVANDTLILRNLGPHTTVEAILSALAPFATLSPSNVRLIKDKHTHLNRGFAFLQLSTIVEASQLLQILQALQPPLSIDGKAIVVEFAKGSKRDVFVTEGSRVSAATVASTAIAAAQWAISQNSQNGSSEDAAVYQQGAAVTYSQEGQSYSGADGVALRVQTNSRIAPLVGAGAGLNGAYTGGTPAVISSEAVKLGSAAGQVALIPAISTPATQVEIVGKPQPAASNQPAVPGTEHELKQYPVPDVSTYQYDESSGFYYDPFTGLYYDPNSQYYYNANTQQYMYWDGEKQTYTPAASQSNTEGTPVKDGAASSDSAASKEKKEKPKSKTAQQIAKDMERWAKSLNRQKENMRSVSSSPAVGSSRGPGHSRFDDYRESASADAGYAVLEKKGALSERAPSFLDQIRQSTEQLSPPQQSGLVPAYSAESDSEDEGAEKDEKEGRLTDWVKLACLLCRRQFPSKEALIRHQQLSELHKQNLEQRKAQLEASGKRLADDSEPPEAKKRKFSPIDGTGTSLGARMLQGGVKKGLLLRNMQVE; translated from the exons ATGGACTATGAGCGGAG GGGTGGTCGAGGCGATCGCATCGGTCGCTATGGTAGCTCTCACAATGATCACAACTTTCGGGACATGGACTATCGTGCTTATGGGcaagaggatgaggagggagTGCATGAAGTCAGAATGGAAGATGATGGGTTATACATGCCTGATGAGGCGCTAGCAGGCTTCCAAGGTTCCCCACATTTTCACCATAGAGGGAATACCAGAGGCGACATCAGTCTGGAGGGGAATACCCCTGCATGGCCCCCCTTTTCTCAGTCACACCCTGATTGTGCACATCTCGCCCACCAAGGGGAGGAGGACGGATTCAGACAAGACTTTGAGCAGATACAGACTGGCCCACCAGGAAGGGGCAGGCAGAGAGGTGGAAGAGGCTTCCCAGAAAACAGGGGTTTAAGTAGGGACGGCAACTGGGTTGCCCATTCTGAGCAGATGGAATTCAGACCAAGAGAGGAGGATAGGGTCTCTCGTGGAGGTGGAAGGAGGCCGAGG ACTTTTCCAGCAGCAGCGGAGGAAGGCGGTTGTGAAAGCGCTGGACAAGACCTGTCTGCAGAGGAACTGGACCAGAGAGACCAGGacttggaccagaaccagaggccCAGGAACATTATCATGCTTCGCATGCTACCAATGAGTGCCACAGCCAATGAG ATTCGGGCACAACTTCAGGAACAGGGGATCCAGCCAAGAGAAGTTCGCCTTATGAGGAATAAATCTTCAG GTCAGAGCCGAGGATTCGCCTTCGTCGAGTTTAATCTCATACAGGAGGCCACCCGCTGGATGGAGACCAACCAG ggGATGCTGATGATTATGGAGCAGCGCGTGTCCATGCACTACAGCGACCCCAAACCACGAGCCAACGAGGACTGGCTCTGTAACAAG TGTGGTGTCCAGAACttcaaaaggagagaaaagtgCTTCAAATGCAGCGTGCCCAAATCAG AGGCTGAGCTAAAGCTGCCACAGTTGCTGAGGGAAATGCCTGTTGGAGTTCAGAAGGAGGGAGCCCAAGGCTTGCTGCCTCTGCCGGTGTCGTACCACCCTGCCGGTCCCAGTGTTCCCCCAGGGCCTGCGCCGCAGCCGGCAGACGTCGCAAATGACA CTCTGATTCTTAGAAACCTTGGCCCCCATACAACTGTGGAAGCCATTTTGTCTGCGTTGGCTCCATTCGCCACCCTCTCCCCTTCCAATGTTCGTCTGATCAAGGACAAGCACACGCATCTAAACAGAGGCTttgcttttctgcagctttCTACTATAGTG gaGGCCTCACAGCTGCTTCAGATTCTTCAGGCTCTGCAGCCCCCCCTGTCTATTGATGGGAAAGCCATTGTAGTGGAGTTTGCTAAAGGTTCCAAACG TGATGTCTTTGTGACTGAGGGGAGCAGAGTGAGCGCGGCTACGGTGGCCAGCACTGCTATAGCCGCTGCACAGTGGGCTATATCACAG AACTCTCAGAATGGATCAAGTGAGGATGCAGCAGTTTACCAGCAGGGAGCAGCAGTGACATACAGCCAAGAAGGACAGAGTTATTCTGGGGCAGACGGCGTCGCGTTAAGGGTCCAGACGAACTCCAGGATTGCACCCCTGGTTGGTGCAGGAGCAGGACTAAATGGAGCCTATACAGGAGGAACCCCAG CTGTTATCTCATCTGAGGCAGTAAAACTTGGTTCAGCAGCTGGACAGGTGGCCCTCATCCCAGCTATCTCTACACCAGCCACACAG GTTGAGATTGTAGGAAAACCACAGCCAGCTGCTTCTAATCAACCTGCCGTTCCCGGCACCGAACACGAGCTCAAACAATATC CTGTGCCAGATGTGTCTACTTACCAGTATGATGAAAGCTCAGGCTTCTATTATGACCCATTCACTGGACTCTATTATGACCCAAATTCCCAG TACTACTACAACGCTAACACTCAGCAGTACATGTACTGGGATGGAGAGAAGCAGACCTACACTCCCGCTGCCAGCCAATCAAACACTGAAGGTACACCAGTGAAGGATGGAGCAGCCTCCTCGGACAGCGCAgcaagcaaagagaaaaaagagaagccGAAGAGTAAAACTGCTCAACAG ATTGCCAAAGATATGGAGCGTTGGGCTAAAAGTCTTAacaggcaaaaagaaaacatgcgtTCTGTCTCTTCGTCCCCTGCTGTCGGCTCTTCTCGAGGGCCGGGTCACAGTCGCTTTGACGACTACAGAGAGTCTGCAAGTGCCGACGCAGGCTATGCTGTTCTGGAGAAAAAG GGTGCGCTGTCCGAAAGGGCGCCGAGTTTTCTGGACCAGATCCGACAAAGTACAGAA CAGCTTTCGCCCCCCCAGCAGTCCGGTCTGGTCCCAGCCTACAGTGCAGAAAGTGACAGTGAAGACGAAGGAGCTGAGAAAGACGAGAAGGAAGGGAGACTGACAGACTGGGTGAAACTGGCATGTCTGCTCTGCAGAAGGCAGTTCCCTAGCAAAGAGGCCCTCATCAGGCACCAGCAGCTCTCTGAACTccataaa CAAAACTTGGAGCAAAGAAAAGCTCAGCTGGAAGCTAGTGGCAAG AGATTAGCAGATGATAGTGAACCACCAGAAGCTAAGAAGAGGAAGTTCAGTCCAAT TGACGGAACAGGAACTAGCCTTGGTGCAAGGATGCTGCAAGGAGGTGTGAAGAAGGGGCTTCTGTTGCGCAACATGCAAGTGGAGTGA
- the LOC122828194 gene encoding rho-related GTP-binding protein RhoA-D-like — MASIRKKLVIVGDGACGKTCLLSVFTKGLFPEVYIPTVFDNYVADMEVDQTKMQLALWDTAGQEDYDRLRPLSYPDSDVVLLCFSVVNRDSLANVKEKWIPEVRHFCPYVPIVLVGNKTDLRNDKYVRETLANRMRHEVINHEDGINMSNQIAAYSYQECSAKNNEGVREVFDTAAKAALSHNSRRKRNHCVLL, encoded by the exons ATGGCCTCTATCAGGAAGAAGTTGGTGATTGTTGGGGACGGCGCTTGTGGGAAGACATGTCTGCTCTCGGTTTTCACCAAAGGCCTGTTCCCTGAAGTCTACATACCTACTGTATTTGACAACTATGTGGCAGACATGGAAGTGGATCAGACAAAG ATGCAATTGGCACTTTGGGACACTGCAGGTCAGGAAGACTATGACCGACTGAGGCCGCTTTCCTATCCAGACAGTGATGTAGTCCTTCTGTGCTTCTCTGTGGTCAACCGGGACAGTTTAG caaatgttaaagaaaagtgGATTCCTGAAGTGAGACACTTCTGTCCTTATGTTCCCATAGTCCTGGTGGGGAACAAAACGGATCTTCGCAACGATAAATATGTCAGAGAAACGCTTGCGAACAGAATGAGGCAT GAGGTAATTAATCATGAAGACGGGATAAACATGTCTAATCAAATTGCTGCCTACAGCTACCAGGAGTGTTCTGCTAAAAACAATGAAGGCGTGAGGGAAGTCTTTGACACTGCAGCTAAGGCAGCATTGTCGCACAACAGCCGTCGGAAGAGGAATCACTGTGTGCTTTTATAA
- the LOC122828189 gene encoding LOW QUALITY PROTEIN: ubiquitin carboxyl-terminal hydrolase 21-like (The sequence of the model RefSeq protein was modified relative to this genomic sequence to represent the inferred CDS: substituted 2 bases at 2 genomic stop codons), with product MPGSSGVNVEGSCGALCRTLVSQNGLQRDTADISQSVLYTSLMGLLLVADEKEPLTVGSGRVGLRNIGNTCFLNAVVQCLSHTCVLRNYCLLKSYKHEKFSKEEAKLMESFSQVLSGLWDVREGDTVVNPRQFYSVFKAAVPYFSGYSQQDAQEFLRFLLDKLHTEINQALCXKDREGNKTNLCLNPGSIPCERTTYVSPFLIXCRISEEANAMWKKHLERDDSIIVDLFSGQLRSSLHCSVCSHYSNTFDVFCDLSLPIPKRSSVGEVTLQECLDLFSQEEKLDKENSPMCERCNRRTECTKRLSIQRFPQVIVIHLNRFTTSRWSISKSTVYVSFPLKNLDLGPYGPVDCGPVLYDLYAICNHAGTVNMGHYTACCLDQSGWCFYNDSSANSITENQLQTNQAYVLFYQRSSSTATVRK from the exons ATGCCTGGGTCCAGCGGCGTTAACGTGGAGGGCTCTTGTGGGGCCCTGTGTCGAACCCTGGTTTCTCAGAACGGTCTGCAGAGAGACACTGCAGACATCTCCCAGTCTGTCCTCTACACATCCCTGATGGGCCTGCTGCTGGTCGCTGACGAG AAAGAGCCGCTTACTGTTGGAAGTGGAAGAGTTGGCCTTAGAAACATTGGGAATACA TGCTTCCTGAACGCAGTGGTCCAGTGTTTGTCTCACACTTGCGTCCTGCGCAACTATTGTCTTCTGAAGTCTTACAAGCATGAGAAGTTTTCAAAAGAGGAGGCAAAGCTCATGGAAA GTTTCTCCCAGGTACTCTCAGGCCTTTGGGATGTCAGGGAAGGAGACACTGTTGTAAATCCTCGACAGTTTTACAGcgtttttaaagcagcagtgcCTTATTTCAGCGGTTACAg CCAGCAAGATGCCCAGGAGTTTCTCAGGTTCCTACTGGACAAGCTgcatactgaaataaatcaggcCTTATGTTAAAAGGACAGGGAAGGA AACAAGACAAATCTGTGCTTGAATCCTGGATCCATCCCATGTGAACGCACAACCTATGTTTCCCCATTTCTGATCTGATGTAGAATTTCAGAAGAGGCGAATGCGATGTGGAAGAAGCACTTGGAAAGAGATGACAGCATAATAGTAG ATCTTTTCTCAGGTCAGCTGCGGAGTTCACTGCACTGCTCGGTTTGTTCGCACTACTCCAACACGTTTGATGTGTTCTGTGATCTGTCGCTGCCCATCCCTAAAAGGAGCTCTGTGGGGGAGGTCACCCTGCAGGAGTGTCTGGACCTCTTCTCTCAGGAGGAGAAACTTGACAAGGAAAACTCACCA ATGTGTGAGAGATGTAACAGGCGTACAGAGTGCACCAAGCGGCTTTCCATCCAGAGGTTTCCTCAGGTTATTGTAATCC ATTTGAACCGTTTCACAACATCCCGGTGGTCTATCAGTAAAAGCACAGTGTACGTGTCTTTTCCCCTCAAAAACCTGGACCTCGGACCTTACGGACCCGTTGACTGTG GCCCAGTTTTATATGATTTGTATGCAATTTGTAACCACGCTGGGACTGTGAATATGGGCCACTACACGGCCTGCTGTCTAGATCAAAGTGGATGGTGCTTCTACAATGACTCCAG CGCAAACTCGATCACCGAGAACCAGCTTCAGACAAATCAAGCCTACGTCCTGTTCTACCaacgcagcagcagcacagccaCCGTCAGGAAATAG